The region CACTGAACCATCTGACCCTCACTCCCCAACTTTGGCTTAGCTCCAAACACGTGCTCTGGCCTCCCAACATCCAACACAATCCATTCCTGAACCAGAATTCACCTCTTCACCCACAGAAGACCCAAACACAACCACATCTGACCCTCCACCATCTGAACCAATTCACGTTGAAACATAACCACTTAACTCTAAAATACCCCCACCAGATACatccgctgaaccacaaactcccTCACTTAACTTAAGCCCTCCCATTTCTCCACCCCAACGCTCTGAACCTGAAAACACCATTCTAACCCTTGAGGAAGCAATAAAGGTGTTTGcagaagcttcagttgacaaggtcaagtctctgaccatcaactctagaatcagtgatgatccctccgctgtaaggactcactggaacagagtgatcagttggatgacctctgaagcctttAAGCTGAAGGgcctctctgagcaagtccgCAATGACTTTATTAGAGACGCTGAGATCAGACTTCAGGAGCGTCTAGCTAGAGAAGCTAGGGAGCGGGCACGCAaagaagctgaagagaaagccAAGCAAGAAGAACTACAAAGGATCAAGGAAGCTGAGGCCAAAGCTCTGGCTGATACTGTTGCTGttgaagctgaagcacaagcaAAAGCTGCCGCTGAAAAAGCAGTTCGTCTGGCTGAAGAGTCTGCCACTAGGGTAGAACAGGATGctctaactcagggggagtcctccactTTTGTCCCTCGGGTTCTAAAGACTcttgaagaacttcagaaagaACAGCACGAAGTCCGAGCCAaattggatcaacaggactcagtaaatgtcaacattcagaatctgctgacccagctgctccagaggatgcctcctcctccaaacccttaggcacctaggacttgtttctatgtttttttttcttttgctTGTTGTTCTTCTAATTTGCTTGTTGCTCTGCTCTGATTTGCTTATTGCTTTCTGCATTCTTATTTTTCTGTGTTTCTGGCATTTGTACCTGCTATATGTGAATATATACATGTCCTTTTTGCTCTTTCATTTTCACTAAGTCTTTTTgattttgacaaaaagggggagaactaaaaacaactctgatgaaaacatatctaactCCTATCAAAACTCTGCAAACATTGCTTCTAACTTTTGACTTAGAGACTTGCAGGAAAGTAGCTAGAAACATTAAATCATGGAAGGTCCGataagaacttctgaactcccaaatttgactcagggggagctcacttctatctgatctaaAACTCTTATATAAAAATGTTTCATCTCTAAATTAAAATTGTTatgtcatcatcaaaaagggggagattgtaagaacaaaattagttctacaatagaattccaggattttgatgatgacaaaaggatgaaacaaaaagtggcaccctaacgaaatttttctaagtgtgcaggactctgaacagcaatgaagtactctgatcattttatcagatacaaacatTGATCAGATACAAAGTGCTAGAAGATCAGACGCAACCAAGGAAGAAGTGCGTCcaagaagttctgaatctgaGAAAAGCAGACAAtaaaaagaaccagaagctctaacaTCTACTGGTCTTAGTTTTGATGATCtagaagactagtactctgagaagctctgatgaatTCAGACATGATCTCCTTCTGTAGAATGACTCTGATACaacaagactctgatgaagattcaccaaatccagaaagagtaacggaaagaatttcTCAATATGGAAAGGATATGTGTTTTAAGAAAGAATTATACAGGGAGTCAAAATTGTTTtagcaagaaacacagaagtaatgacattgaatgctcatcaaagaccaagattttgtcatctctccaacggtccttctcactactatataaaggacagtctacctcattgagagacacaacAAGAACACACAGAAaaagtcattcatattctctctcaatttttcacgagctgctgctcatacgtgaaaactctTGCTCCAATACTTTGCTGTAATCCTTGCTTACTCTTAGAAACACCGtctattacaaatttattttgctaaaattgtttttgttcctcaagtgactctgcgtagtctatatacttgagaggactaagagatcattctcttagacgtttgattgtgtaatctttcaagattattggattaagtcctttttgaaggcaaaatcaccttggccgggtggactggagttgctttgttttctaagcgaACCAAAAGAAAATTATGTGCGTTCTTATTTATGAAAAAGCTTTTActttctaaaacaattcaaacccccctttcgtgtttttctcaccttcatactcatgtcaatttttcaatcaactagcattaggactttgagatgtcataggccaaatgaaatgaatggacgaagaaggggaataagatgaagtgggaggggaatgaatgaaatcacaaattggtcaaaggaggatttttaccaaattaatatcattcattcattttgggagatggaatgtatattccatcaatcccctaaattcaatgatattaatttgacaaagtcaaaccaaccttgatcaaggcctaacaacaagagtcaaagataaacaaagtcatcacaattggtcaaaaaatttatttgacatttattcaattaaaaaaatattaaaatagtgcatttaaattaaatatggtttgtccaattcctaaaatctcatcaaaacaccaaagaaatggccatgagatttatcataggtcaaacaaggtcaaaggaccttggagaaaaaatttcataatttttggacatttaaaaatatttttaaacaattataaacaaattcaaaatcaattaattgatgaaaaatattaataatgatccaaaaattaattttaattcagaatatggaagagaaaaatatttgaatttttttcgtgaaagtcccatattttttgtatcaatattgaatttaatatgaactattgaaaataatgcaattaaaataaaagttcagaaaatcaaaaatacgtggcccacttgatctccctcattaactgaggtggcagatcaagtggccaggaGCGCACTATCCACcatagaccttagtcagcgcgtgGCAACTTTTGTAATCAAAACaaacgctcaggattaaaacaaaatgaatggatCGTGTGGTTTAGAGTCttgccaacgcatcgccggagccagagctccggtcatcttctccagtggaactcaccggactggtccgccatcaaccatcaccaaaatggaaaacaaggacatgattttaaagtaaaaatggcactgagctcgaatctggcctcaattcactctaactccaagtatattgagagatacatggagttgaaatttaaGGTACAGGaaatgagttgcttcgatttggcctcaaagtaactcaatcttcttgtctacatgggtaagacttcagacaaccaaagaatcaatagaattgagcaagaatttgagagaatcgaagagttcaaaatttctggaaaataccttcaatggaggtctggattcaactgatcttgatcttgcttgtggttgatctcactccacttgtTTGCAGGAGAAGGATTAGGTGGTTTAAAGGCTATGGATTCCTGGggatttgaatttcaaaacaatggaaattcaaactcaaattcaagagaatttttcaggcttatcctttgcaaagtgcgggtttgagatgggggatcaaagttggcgccaACGTGTCTTtatttctgagcaattgaagctttatttatagccaaaacagttgataattgcacacttcaaatcactttccaattttggcaaatggtgatgtaagggtgcatgggcgcgcacaggcccatgaaatcattgcttgaggtccacaaatgaatattGGATGGtctgaagtaagcttggattgcaaggcaagtgtgcattgatgtttgaagtttaatccttgccaagtgatatcaCCCTGTTCAAGCCATGAacaacctatgcattccttgtccaaaatgaatgaatttgagctctttggaaaggtgagatcaagaggaacaattttcatgttcaatacattttcatttgaaacttggaacttggagaaatttgaggtggaagtttggaaatttttgacatatcaaattttttctaagtgtcaagccatatgtctcaatattccaccttgcttaactaTTCATAGGAGGTTCAAATGAGAAACATgacttcatcaaagttgtatctctctcaaagaccttcaaaatggtcacaaatttcatgtcatttggatttgaaatgatagagttatgcatttttgaagtttgaaaaaatcacttgatcaatggtataggtcaaaagtgacctataatgtaacctcatatcacatgctcaaaaaaggTGAATcagctcccactccaaacataaaagttgaagtagacacatttaatgtgattgttaaacttggaaatctttcatctcataaaaattgagcaagttatggccttgggaagttgactttcaaattagggtttagacaaaatgacctataatatttcaacataaaaattgtttttccaagcaaaactagctcttggtcgaaatatgaaagttgtttggaatgtaatatAGAGTAAGTgttctcttggaatcattttcatatggtgaaaattgtaggagatagggtctaaggagacccagctttgatcaaatgaatccatctggccaactaccattaaccaacttgctaacttccaattctcttgactttcttggatcatggtagataatatatgtatgagatgatgaattttaaagtgccccttgagaaattttatcaattggtgagatagcttattggagaagttactcaagatacccagtcaaactagggtttccatgACAAATCACCCTCgaactcttgaagaaaacttgatcaatataacatgtaaagaacattgggactcatatatggTGCTCATAACaattcttggatcaattcttggttgtgctctatgttcatgagggtctcaaaccctagatgtgaacttgatgaatcaatggaatcatgcccttcctacaaaagagttaggcaagtgcaaagacatattttttggtattttggatagtgaaatgataaaatacaagtatgatataatcacgaagtgcttggtgatctctcccaaaacaaacccaatgaaagaggggtaaggaggatgccaaggcatgatcccaatgctaatgcttatgatgaaattgcatgagcgatcatagggtcaaaattggggtcttacagctatccctatttaaggacattctaattgaggaggcgaagcttaaaatcttcatgtcgactcagtagaatggacttaaataacaacatatagaaacaaattttggtccctaagagacctcatgatgcatatgatatgaatgcaagagtaaattctttgtgggaaaatattgccacaaaggaaaagaaatcagagggACCGAACatccacaggagcataatgcattctgtaaggaagactcactggggagacaaagactctgaggggataaacATGACTTATACGTAGGACAGGCTACGACTTAAACTACTGAGGGACTCAAGGAaatccatataaaatggaaagactcagccggggaaaaacaacatctgcaagggatacacataagtcaggataaaactgaaatactcgactcatgcagggtgtagcggggtattcgttaccattagacatattgactaaatccaaggtaaa is a window of Lathyrus oleraceus cultivar Zhongwan6 chromosome 6, CAAS_Psat_ZW6_1.0, whole genome shotgun sequence DNA encoding:
- the LOC127094834 gene encoding eukaryotic translation initiation factor 4 gamma-like, yielding MTSEAFKLKGLSEQVRNDFIRDAEIRLQERLAREARERARKEAEEKAKQEELQRIKEAEAKALADTVAVEAEAQAKAAAEKAVRLAEESATRVEQDALTQGESSTFVPRVLKTLEELQKEQHEVRAKLDQQDSGEN